The following coding sequences lie in one Stigmatella erecta genomic window:
- a CDS encoding alpha/beta hydrolase family protein — translation MVFHTSRLSLAGVPALTVHAGPREEALQRGVVLFFHGLGGSKEVHERELQRFAERGLFAVGLDAVGHGERRFPDFDERLDAGHPRFQGEFLNVIHGSAHEVPALLDTLVTHHGANPARLSVGGVSLGGFITYGALLAERRLHAAVPLLGSPLWDDALPHSPHHHPERLFPVALFSQTAGRDEVVSPRGAREFHARLEPLYASAPERLRYREFPLSAHMMRPEDWEEAIRDAADWLVRPLA, via the coding sequence ATGGTATTTCACACGTCGCGGCTCTCCCTGGCGGGGGTGCCCGCGCTGACCGTTCATGCGGGCCCGCGCGAGGAGGCGCTGCAGCGGGGCGTGGTGCTCTTCTTTCATGGCCTGGGCGGCTCCAAGGAAGTCCACGAGCGTGAGCTGCAGCGCTTCGCCGAGCGCGGCCTCTTCGCGGTGGGCCTGGATGCCGTGGGGCACGGGGAGCGGCGCTTCCCGGACTTCGACGAGCGCCTGGACGCGGGTCATCCCCGCTTCCAGGGAGAGTTCCTGAACGTGATTCACGGCAGCGCGCACGAGGTGCCCGCGCTGCTCGACACGCTGGTCACCCACCACGGGGCGAACCCGGCGCGGCTGAGCGTGGGCGGCGTCTCGCTGGGCGGGTTCATCACCTATGGGGCGCTGCTCGCGGAGCGGAGGCTCCACGCCGCCGTGCCCCTGCTGGGCTCGCCCCTCTGGGACGACGCCCTGCCCCACAGTCCCCATCACCACCCGGAGCGCCTCTTCCCCGTGGCGCTCTTCAGCCAGACGGCGGGGCGGGACGAGGTGGTGTCCCCGCGGGGCGCCCGGGAGTTCCACGCGCGGCTGGAGCCGCTCTACGCCTCCGCGCCAGAGAGGCTGCGCTACCGGGAGTTTCCCCTGTCCGCACACATGATGCGTCCCGAGGACTGGGAAGAGGCCATCCGCGATGCGGCGGACTGGCTCGTCCGCCCTCTGGCTTGA
- a CDS encoding carbohydrate-binding protein — MSSPLNRSSSWLLALCLGLPGLVGAAELQAPYGANTFPGAIRAYDFDQGGEGVAYHDLDPATGTQTYRPTEGVDIGVRGSGNLEVRGSPGEWLEYTVTVPQTGRYALSLSYSMASGSGGVSLSVDGAAEVPATLVGTGGHGTFKSHTIPTAFEVTAGTHVIRLTFTSSNTYLRQITSAQLPGRALYLSRSGAGTLDGSSWSNAFPVSQLSAVLNQTMVPGDTLYVAGGLYDSSTPFSFSLTTSGTETLPKKVVGVDLGQGLPVFKGRWNPADPGNSNKSYAFLRFTQAHHWDISKLQAESYYYGVRADTASHLVLSQLQLHRVREGLAASNLSNSQFLQSQALRYTKRGIRLIENVSDLRVEDFTADATMGDAAWATEAYPFGVSVENPADATLGSHDVVFNRVTARNNTYTSADAGAYQNGDGFSLERTAYRISFLNSAAFDNTDGGWDDKSQAPYYENCVALRNKRNFRIWNDSAQPATLNNVLGAYARKVDSYSTAGLWSQGYVEVYGSTFYANAQSEIVLENNSTPAARVKLVNTIVSDAGPCGAAASKEGGTALEWVNSVVCDGASGTPVPLQAPSSTWTGSPANAFTPVNPAVTQGYRPSP, encoded by the coding sequence ATGTCCTCCCCCCTGAACCGATCCTCCTCCTGGCTTCTCGCCCTGTGCCTGGGCCTCCCAGGGCTCGTGGGCGCCGCAGAGCTCCAGGCGCCCTATGGCGCCAACACCTTTCCCGGCGCCATCCGGGCCTATGACTTCGATCAAGGCGGCGAGGGCGTCGCCTACCACGACCTGGATCCCGCCACGGGCACCCAGACGTACCGGCCCACCGAGGGCGTGGACATCGGGGTTCGCGGCTCGGGAAACCTCGAGGTCCGTGGCTCCCCGGGCGAGTGGCTCGAATACACCGTCACCGTTCCCCAGACGGGGCGCTACGCGCTGAGCCTCTCCTATTCCATGGCCAGCGGCAGTGGCGGCGTCAGCCTCTCGGTGGATGGCGCGGCCGAGGTGCCGGCCACCCTCGTGGGCACCGGGGGCCATGGGACCTTCAAGAGCCACACGATTCCCACGGCCTTCGAGGTCACCGCGGGCACCCACGTCATCCGCCTGACGTTCACCAGCAGCAACACGTACCTGAGGCAGATCACCTCCGCGCAGCTGCCCGGCCGCGCCCTCTACCTGAGCCGCTCGGGCGCGGGCACCCTGGATGGGTCCAGCTGGAGCAACGCCTTCCCGGTGAGCCAGCTCTCCGCCGTGCTCAATCAGACGATGGTGCCCGGGGACACGCTGTACGTGGCGGGGGGCCTCTATGACAGCTCGACGCCGTTCTCCTTCTCCCTCACCACGAGCGGCACGGAGACGCTGCCCAAGAAGGTGGTGGGCGTGGACCTGGGCCAGGGGCTGCCTGTCTTCAAGGGCCGCTGGAACCCCGCCGACCCGGGCAACTCCAACAAGAGCTACGCGTTCCTCCGGTTCACCCAGGCGCACCACTGGGACATCTCGAAGCTCCAGGCGGAGAGCTACTACTACGGCGTGCGGGCCGACACGGCCTCCCACCTCGTGCTGAGCCAGCTCCAGCTCCACCGCGTCCGGGAGGGCCTGGCCGCCAGCAACCTGTCGAACTCCCAGTTCCTCCAGTCGCAGGCGCTCCGGTACACCAAGCGGGGCATCCGCTTGATCGAGAACGTGTCGGACCTGCGCGTGGAGGACTTCACCGCGGATGCCACGATGGGGGACGCGGCCTGGGCCACGGAGGCCTACCCCTTCGGCGTCTCCGTGGAGAACCCGGCGGACGCCACCCTGGGCTCACATGACGTGGTGTTCAACCGCGTCACCGCCCGGAACAACACGTACACCTCCGCGGACGCGGGCGCCTACCAGAACGGCGATGGCTTCTCCCTGGAGCGCACCGCCTACCGCATCTCCTTCCTGAACTCCGCCGCGTTCGACAACACCGACGGCGGGTGGGACGACAAGTCCCAGGCGCCCTACTACGAGAACTGCGTGGCGCTGCGGAACAAGCGGAACTTCCGCATCTGGAACGACAGCGCGCAGCCGGCGACGCTGAACAACGTCCTCGGGGCCTATGCGCGCAAGGTCGACTCGTACTCGACCGCGGGCCTGTGGTCCCAGGGCTACGTGGAGGTGTACGGCTCCACCTTCTACGCGAACGCCCAGAGCGAGATTGTCCTCGAGAACAACAGCACCCCGGCGGCGCGCGTGAAGCTCGTGAACACGATCGTCTCGGACGCGGGACCGTGTGGCGCCGCGGCCTCCAAGGAGGGCGGCACGGCGCTGGAGTGGGTCAACTCCGTGGTCTGCGATGGCGCGAGCGGAACGCCCGTGCCCCTCCAGGCGCCCAGCAGCACCTGGACGGGCTCCCCCGCGAATGCCTTCACGCCCGTGAACCCCGCTGTCACACAGGGATACCGGCCCAGCCCCTGA
- a CDS encoding right-handed parallel beta-helix repeat-containing protein produces the protein MTRGKGFQRVFTGATSVVSCLLVLACGSEGEWASTGSHYFDQVEQLQAKDPGPSEPTGKSWFVSPQGSDEGRGTRESPLRTLTRAASLAKAGDAIRVLPGVYAETLVLESKGTEAPVFLRGEGSPRPTLVPGKQERGSLIRVKGRWRLENLHVDVGGAPMIAVTFDTGAHHSVLSNSELHHGTAGTGVLVQGADHVTLQHNTLHHFVKPGDDSHGVTVVGPSRNTVIWDNDIHHNSGDSIQCQEGNGPAEAVLIDGNSLHEDGENAVDIKRCHQVLVRNNRMFGFPNLELRNAGTSAGEAVVIHEAAIGIKLQNNDISDAGRGISVVGGSAVPEGVWMEGNSIQDIHSRTKGNGHGIRVETAKNVMVQDNALANTASYGMMLAADGKEVTGLVIRNNTLRGGAPELLLRLGHERFRPGLILEGNHYARGGILQADGVKEKLGGPYAHLEREFSGERLTLSSQASLDAWRQVLEADVGAGLLE, from the coding sequence ATGACACGGGGCAAGGGTTTTCAGCGGGTCTTCACGGGCGCAACCAGCGTGGTCTCCTGTCTCTTGGTGTTGGCATGTGGGTCCGAGGGCGAGTGGGCCTCCACCGGCTCCCACTACTTTGATCAGGTGGAGCAGCTCCAGGCGAAGGATCCGGGCCCCTCGGAGCCCACGGGGAAGAGCTGGTTCGTCAGCCCCCAGGGCTCGGATGAGGGCCGGGGCACGCGCGAGTCCCCGCTGCGCACCCTCACCCGGGCCGCGTCGCTCGCCAAGGCGGGCGATGCCATCCGGGTGCTCCCGGGCGTGTACGCGGAGACCCTCGTCCTGGAGTCCAAGGGCACCGAGGCGCCCGTGTTCCTCCGTGGGGAAGGCTCACCTCGTCCCACCCTCGTCCCCGGCAAGCAGGAGCGCGGCTCGCTCATCCGCGTGAAGGGGCGCTGGCGGCTGGAGAACCTCCACGTGGATGTGGGGGGCGCGCCGATGATCGCCGTCACCTTCGATACTGGCGCCCACCACTCCGTGCTGTCCAACAGTGAGCTTCACCATGGCACCGCGGGCACGGGGGTGCTCGTGCAGGGCGCGGACCACGTCACCCTTCAGCACAACACCCTTCACCACTTCGTCAAGCCGGGGGACGACTCCCACGGGGTGACGGTGGTGGGCCCGTCGCGCAACACGGTCATCTGGGACAACGACATCCACCACAACTCCGGTGACTCCATCCAGTGCCAGGAGGGCAATGGCCCCGCGGAGGCCGTGCTCATCGACGGCAACTCCCTGCACGAGGATGGGGAGAACGCGGTGGACATCAAGCGGTGCCACCAGGTGCTCGTGCGCAACAACCGCATGTTCGGCTTTCCCAACCTGGAGCTGCGCAACGCGGGCACCTCGGCCGGCGAGGCCGTCGTCATCCACGAGGCCGCCATCGGCATCAAGCTGCAGAACAACGACATCTCGGACGCGGGCCGCGGCATCTCCGTGGTGGGCGGCAGCGCGGTGCCCGAGGGGGTGTGGATGGAGGGCAACTCCATCCAGGACATCCACAGCCGCACGAAGGGCAACGGCCACGGCATTCGCGTCGAGACGGCCAAGAACGTGATGGTGCAGGACAACGCCTTGGCGAACACGGCCAGCTACGGGATGATGCTGGCCGCGGACGGCAAGGAAGTCACCGGCCTCGTCATCCGCAACAACACCCTGCGGGGGGGCGCGCCGGAGCTCCTGCTGCGCCTGGGGCACGAGCGGTTCCGCCCCGGCCTCATCCTGGAGGGCAACCACTACGCCCGCGGCGGCATCCTCCAGGCCGACGGCGTGAAGGAGAAGCTGGGTGGCCCGTACGCCCACCTCGAGCGGGAGTTCTCCGGCGAGCGGCTGACCCTGTCCTCCCAGGCGAGCCTCGATGCGTGGCGGCAGGTGCTCGAGGCGGATGTGGGCGCGGGGTTGCTGGAGTAG
- a CDS encoding SMP-30/gluconolactonase/LRE family protein, whose product MKLCRAAVLSVLVMGCAARQAPREASSEAPPPVTQVLAFDAAQGQFPEGIAVRGGEAYVGMAPTGQVLKISPLGAVAPHGRWPAIPKDGGYLTGLAFDARGALYAGLVSFSPQLRTGIYRLPAGAEEATLFASHPELAFPNGLDLDAQGRLFVTDSSTGTVFAFGPEGQGGPWATDASLRGDRTACGPAQLPFAMGANGVAVDGDSVVAVSSDQALLVRIPIQADGSAGPPQRVVGPDCAAFYGGDGLVRDPKDGSLWVAMNRTNRVLRITPDQRILTVEAEGVFDGPASLAIVEEGGRRWMYVTNFGFITASRGGTPRLGLLKFPLPGPK is encoded by the coding sequence ATGAAGCTGTGCCGTGCCGCCGTACTGAGCGTTCTCGTGATGGGGTGTGCCGCCCGCCAGGCGCCTCGAGAGGCTTCGAGCGAAGCGCCTCCGCCGGTCACCCAGGTGCTCGCATTCGATGCGGCGCAAGGCCAGTTCCCCGAGGGGATCGCCGTGCGCGGCGGCGAGGCCTATGTCGGCATGGCCCCCACGGGGCAGGTGCTGAAGATCTCTCCGTTGGGAGCGGTGGCGCCCCATGGGCGCTGGCCGGCGATTCCCAAGGACGGAGGCTACCTCACGGGCCTCGCCTTCGATGCGCGGGGCGCGCTCTACGCGGGCCTGGTCTCGTTCTCGCCGCAGCTCCGCACGGGCATCTACCGGCTGCCGGCCGGGGCGGAGGAGGCCACCCTCTTCGCCAGCCACCCGGAGCTGGCGTTCCCCAACGGCCTGGACCTCGACGCCCAGGGGCGCCTGTTCGTCACGGACTCGTCCACCGGCACGGTGTTCGCGTTCGGCCCCGAGGGGCAGGGCGGCCCGTGGGCCACGGACGCCTCGCTCCGGGGAGACCGCACCGCCTGTGGCCCGGCGCAGCTTCCCTTCGCCATGGGCGCCAACGGCGTGGCGGTGGACGGCGACAGCGTGGTGGCCGTCAGCAGTGACCAGGCCTTGCTCGTGCGCATCCCCATCCAGGCGGATGGCAGCGCGGGCCCGCCCCAGCGGGTGGTGGGCCCGGACTGCGCGGCCTTCTATGGCGGAGACGGCCTGGTGAGGGACCCGAAGGATGGCAGCCTGTGGGTGGCGATGAACCGGACGAACCGCGTCCTGCGCATCACCCCGGATCAGCGCATCCTCACGGTGGAGGCCGAAGGCGTGTTCGACGGTCCCGCCAGCCTGGCCATCGTCGAGGAGGGCGGCCGCCGCTGGATGTACGTCACCAACTTCGGTTTCATCACAGCCAGCCGGGGAGGAACCCCACGGCTGGGACTGCTCAAGTTCCCCCTGCCCGGGCCGAAGTGA
- the fruA gene encoding response regulator transcription factor FruA, translating to MAQNQLSVRISVLEGPWSAWQGLADGLRSEGLNVMSVTRDVRTLLDSLGTDPPQVTILDVEPDHEATVGCSVTEGLNLLREARKRRLEVRMLMLSAVSAPDIISQCFDEGASGYLFRAGLGVGAVATAIHGLIRGERLFPVQLLRNDFEHPPVATQPASVLNALTQREREVLGYVAGGADNLKIAAHLQIAERTVKSHVTQLYRKLGAENRTQLALRACHLGVRPPPDL from the coding sequence ATGGCACAAAATCAGCTATCCGTTCGTATCTCCGTTCTCGAAGGTCCGTGGTCCGCGTGGCAGGGTCTTGCCGACGGATTGCGCAGTGAGGGATTGAACGTCATGTCCGTGACGCGGGACGTGCGCACCCTCCTGGACAGCCTCGGAACGGATCCGCCGCAGGTCACCATTCTGGATGTGGAGCCGGATCACGAGGCCACGGTGGGGTGCTCGGTCACCGAGGGGCTCAACCTCTTGCGCGAGGCCCGCAAGCGCCGCCTGGAGGTCCGCATGCTGATGCTGTCGGCGGTCAGCGCGCCGGACATCATCTCCCAGTGCTTCGATGAAGGGGCCTCCGGGTACCTCTTCCGCGCGGGGCTGGGCGTGGGCGCGGTGGCCACCGCCATCCATGGGTTGATCCGCGGCGAGCGGCTCTTCCCCGTGCAGCTGCTGCGCAATGACTTCGAGCACCCGCCCGTGGCCACGCAGCCGGCCAGCGTGCTGAACGCGCTCACGCAGCGCGAGCGCGAGGTGCTGGGCTACGTGGCTGGCGGCGCGGACAACCTGAAGATCGCCGCGCACCTGCAGATCGCCGAGCGCACGGTGAAGTCCCACGTGACGCAGCTGTACCGCAAGCTGGGCGCCGAGAACCGCACCCAGCTCGCGCTGCGCGCCTGCCATCTGGGCGTGCGTCCGCCGCCGGACCTGTAA
- a CDS encoding RDD family protein: protein MAFSPYPSLDVATPERVALRLPVAGIGYRCLAWLIDAAILFFFWVIAYFVFSLLVSDVLGAFRSLSGLGQTLLAVGVFATQWLYWTAAEVLLGGQTPGKRLTGIRVVRSDGSPVGVYESAVRNLLRAVDFLPLFYATGCISMLFTPQHRRLGDLLAGTLLVREERFDLDRYTAPAPGAPAAAPREAVALAPGEVDLILDFLERTPWLEPEARLRLGTRLVERFGGLDEAGRAQVLATPQALEGFLRARAQAVS, encoded by the coding sequence ATGGCCTTCTCCCCTTACCCCAGTCTCGACGTGGCCACGCCCGAGCGCGTGGCGCTGCGCCTGCCCGTGGCGGGCATCGGCTACCGGTGCCTGGCCTGGCTCATCGATGCGGCGATCCTCTTCTTCTTCTGGGTCATCGCCTACTTCGTCTTCTCGCTGCTCGTCTCGGACGTGCTCGGCGCCTTCCGGTCCCTGTCCGGGCTCGGGCAGACGCTGCTGGCGGTAGGTGTCTTCGCTACCCAGTGGCTGTACTGGACGGCCGCCGAGGTGCTCCTGGGGGGGCAGACCCCAGGCAAGCGGCTGACCGGAATCCGGGTCGTCCGCTCGGACGGCTCGCCCGTGGGCGTGTACGAGAGCGCCGTGCGCAACCTGCTGCGGGCGGTGGACTTCCTGCCCCTGTTCTACGCCACCGGCTGCATCAGCATGCTCTTCACGCCCCAGCACCGCCGGCTGGGGGACTTGCTCGCGGGCACCCTCCTGGTGCGCGAGGAGCGCTTCGATCTGGACCGGTACACGGCGCCAGCCCCGGGCGCGCCCGCCGCCGCCCCCCGCGAGGCCGTGGCCCTGGCCCCCGGGGAGGTGGACCTCATCCTCGACTTCCTGGAGCGCACCCCGTGGCTGGAGCCCGAGGCCCGGCTGCGGCTGGGAACGCGGCTGGTGGAGCGCTTTGGCGGGCTGGACGAGGCCGGGCGGGCCCAGGTGCTCGCCACGCCCCAGGCGCTGGAGGGCTTTCTCCGGGCGCGGGCCCAGGCGGTGAGCTGA
- a CDS encoding stage II sporulation protein M translates to MAVPLPTFVARRRPDWEALRALLARQRAGTLRLDELRTLDTLYRRAASDLAHAQTFYPATDAHRFLNQLCGQAYAAIYQPPQERWAAVRGFFAREFPATLRAEGRFVAASGGLFVLGLLLGALVVLLEPRGAELLVPEGVRSYVAQGRMWTDDLLSVAPPNAVASGIATNNLTVIIFTFASGILFGLGTVFTLVNNGVQIGAISALCAREGLGGRMLDFVAAHGPVELSIIVIAGGAGLMVGQALIDPGELPRGQALALRGRTAVKLVLGCAPFLAAIGAVEGFISPGSLFPPWLKGALGLTLGALFWGYLLRAGRGEAALSSTRLR, encoded by the coding sequence GTGGCCGTGCCCCTGCCCACCTTCGTGGCCCGCCGGAGGCCGGACTGGGAGGCCCTGCGGGCCCTGCTCGCCCGGCAACGCGCGGGCACCCTGCGCCTGGACGAGCTGCGCACGCTCGACACCCTCTACCGCCGGGCCGCCTCGGACCTGGCGCACGCGCAGACCTTCTACCCGGCCACGGACGCACACCGCTTCCTCAACCAGCTCTGTGGCCAGGCCTACGCCGCCATCTACCAGCCCCCGCAGGAGCGCTGGGCGGCCGTGCGGGGCTTCTTCGCGCGCGAGTTCCCCGCCACCCTCCGGGCCGAGGGGCGCTTCGTGGCCGCGAGCGGGGGGCTCTTCGTGCTGGGGCTGCTCTTGGGAGCGCTGGTGGTGCTGCTGGAGCCCCGGGGCGCGGAGCTGCTCGTGCCCGAGGGGGTGCGCTCCTACGTGGCCCAGGGGCGGATGTGGACGGATGACCTGCTCTCCGTGGCGCCGCCCAACGCGGTGGCCTCCGGCATCGCCACCAACAACCTCACCGTCATCATCTTCACCTTCGCCTCGGGCATCCTCTTCGGCCTGGGCACGGTGTTCACCCTGGTGAACAACGGGGTGCAGATTGGCGCCATCAGCGCCCTGTGCGCCCGCGAGGGGCTGGGCGGACGGATGCTGGACTTCGTGGCCGCGCACGGCCCGGTGGAGCTGTCCATCATCGTCATCGCGGGCGGCGCGGGGCTGATGGTGGGCCAGGCGCTCATCGACCCGGGAGAGCTGCCCCGGGGACAGGCGCTGGCGCTGCGCGGCCGGACAGCCGTGAAGCTGGTGCTGGGCTGTGCCCCCTTCCTGGCCGCCATTGGCGCTGTCGAGGGCTTCATCTCCCCGGGCAGCCTGTTTCCCCCCTGGCTCAAGGGGGCGCTCGGGCTGACGCTGGGGGCGCTCTTCTGGGGCTACCTGCTGCGGGCCGGCAGGGGCGAGGCCGCGCTCTCGTCCACGAGGCTGCGCTGA
- a CDS encoding J domain-containing protein, which translates to MNPAVSWQTLENVEVECTHCGVRMTLHEGSGRRVKYFRCGSCHRWVSSTYTDIFRSDAKMRTHPAKDTSAEDSRFLEVKDRLDRWLNALEEQDPYHLLGVSPLDSEDVVRKRYRELALERHPDRGGSVEKMRELNAAYEKILRHRQRKRAESMVQRSLVDESAASPLPARSR; encoded by the coding sequence ATGAATCCGGCGGTGAGCTGGCAGACCCTGGAGAACGTCGAAGTCGAGTGCACGCACTGCGGCGTTCGGATGACGCTACACGAGGGCAGCGGACGGCGGGTGAAGTACTTCCGCTGCGGCTCCTGTCACCGCTGGGTCTCCAGCACCTACACGGACATCTTCCGCTCGGATGCGAAGATGCGCACCCACCCGGCGAAGGACACGTCCGCCGAGGACAGCCGCTTCCTGGAGGTGAAGGACCGGCTGGACCGCTGGCTCAACGCCCTGGAGGAGCAGGACCCGTACCACCTGCTGGGCGTGTCGCCGCTGGACTCGGAAGACGTGGTGCGCAAGCGCTACCGCGAGCTGGCGCTGGAGCGGCACCCGGACCGGGGCGGCTCGGTGGAGAAGATGCGCGAGCTCAATGCCGCCTACGAGAAGATTCTCCGCCACCGGCAGCGCAAGCGCGCCGAGTCCATGGTTCAGCGCAGCCTCGTGGACGAGAGCGCGGCCTCGCCCCTGCCGGCCCGCAGCAGGTAG
- a CDS encoding HEAT repeat domain-containing protein produces the protein MRSLPLASLLLLPLPVFAQATPPAPPGVQAREEPAPAARGGTVSEDTALLRGLLWATEPTPEEVRAMAIEDLALLADPRALNPLAALLWDPSPRIQAAALRAVALFQHPRAEEILAQVVRHTPLPDALKLQALDGLLYQRTASARATVEAVSKDPRLPAALQSAALAVLARWDSPRK, from the coding sequence ATGCGTTCCCTGCCGCTCGCCAGCCTCCTGCTGCTTCCCCTGCCGGTGTTCGCCCAGGCCACGCCCCCGGCGCCCCCGGGGGTCCAGGCCCGCGAGGAGCCCGCCCCCGCCGCCCGGGGCGGCACGGTGAGCGAGGACACGGCCCTGCTGCGCGGGCTGCTGTGGGCCACCGAGCCCACGCCCGAGGAAGTGCGCGCCATGGCCATCGAGGACCTGGCGCTCCTGGCGGACCCCCGCGCCCTCAACCCGCTGGCGGCGCTGCTGTGGGACCCGAGCCCGCGGATTCAAGCCGCCGCCCTGCGGGCCGTGGCCCTCTTCCAGCATCCCCGCGCCGAGGAGATCCTCGCCCAGGTGGTGCGCCACACCCCGCTGCCGGACGCGCTGAAGCTCCAGGCGCTGGACGGACTGCTCTACCAGCGCACGGCCTCCGCGCGCGCCACCGTGGAGGCCGTCTCGAAGGACCCTCGCCTCCCGGCCGCCCTTCAGTCCGCCGCCCTGGCCGTGCTGGCCCGCTGGGACAGCCCTCGGAAGTAG
- a CDS encoding ubiquitin-like small modifier protein 1, with amino-acid sequence MALVRIPAPFRSLTQQQSEASTAGNTVGEVLANLEKRFPGIGARVLDDQGAVRRYINIFHNDEDIRFLQHLATPVTEGDRIAIVPAVAGG; translated from the coding sequence ATGGCGCTGGTGCGCATTCCGGCCCCTTTTCGCAGCCTGACCCAGCAGCAGAGTGAGGCGAGCACGGCGGGAAACACGGTGGGCGAAGTGCTGGCGAACCTGGAGAAGCGCTTCCCAGGCATCGGTGCGCGGGTATTGGACGATCAGGGCGCGGTGCGGCGCTACATCAATATCTTCCACAACGACGAAGACATTCGCTTCTTGCAACACCTGGCCACCCCCGTGACGGAGGGAGATCGCATCGCGATCGTTCCTGCCGTCGCTGGAGGGTAG
- a CDS encoding HAD family hydrolase produces MPVDTVSAVMFDMDGVLIDTHHAVASLWQEIALGHGKHLTEEDIRRYVLGRSPEHTVSALFAELGEASREHLMDQVRQAEPRLNFSGIAGTQALVERLAAAGVPLALVTSGSKTRVQRVLAALGLAPSFRVCVTWEDIQNGKPAPDCYLLGAKRLGIPAGRCLVVEDAPSGIAAGNAAGAVCLGLTAGDGADLRERGARYVVQDLAEVECRATPGGLELVFQGNVLITIGKEE; encoded by the coding sequence ATGCCGGTAGACACCGTATCCGCCGTGATGTTCGACATGGATGGCGTGCTGATCGATACCCACCATGCCGTCGCTTCACTGTGGCAGGAGATTGCTCTCGGTCACGGCAAACACCTGACCGAGGAGGACATCCGCCGCTACGTGCTGGGGCGCTCGCCCGAGCACACCGTGTCGGCTTTGTTCGCCGAACTGGGGGAGGCCTCGCGCGAGCACCTCATGGACCAGGTCCGGCAGGCGGAGCCCCGGTTGAACTTCAGCGGGATTGCCGGGACCCAGGCGCTGGTCGAGCGCCTTGCTGCCGCCGGGGTGCCGCTGGCGCTGGTGACCAGTGGCTCCAAGACACGCGTCCAGCGCGTGCTGGCGGCCCTGGGCCTGGCGCCGTCTTTCCGGGTCTGCGTCACCTGGGAGGACATCCAAAATGGCAAACCCGCGCCGGACTGCTACCTGCTAGGAGCGAAGCGGTTGGGGATTCCCGCGGGCCGGTGCCTGGTGGTGGAGGATGCGCCGAGCGGCATCGCGGCGGGGAACGCCGCAGGGGCGGTCTGCCTGGGCCTCACCGCGGGGGATGGAGCGGATCTGCGGGAGCGCGGGGCACGGTATGTCGTCCAGGATCTCGCGGAGGTTGAGTGCAGGGCGACGCCGGGCGGCCTGGAGTTGGTGTTTCAGGGCAATGTGCTGATCACGATTGGCAAGGAGGAGTGA
- a CDS encoding HisA/HisF-related TIM barrel protein, translated as MAGPMKFHSRLILGIEQYVSAELVAKVLTASGCDVFITTLDLEQTRTSLLLSDIDQFVPLDRFNWIGTTSFAHSKEDALKTVRSLRRAHGIEVFKLDVRPADNLPHNAQTVEAAQELLNEGCAVMPFILPDIQVARELERMGCCALRIMAAPVASGRGLVDPKSLRQVLDAVSIPVIIEGGLGSPAQVAQAMEMGAAAVLVNTAVAQAPDPVRMAEAMKHAVLAGRLAAAQRRDAPVAAAG; from the coding sequence GTGGCCGGTCCGATGAAGTTCCACTCGCGGCTGATCCTGGGGATCGAACAGTACGTGTCGGCCGAGCTGGTGGCGAAGGTGCTCACGGCCAGCGGCTGTGACGTGTTCATCACGACCCTGGACTTGGAGCAGACCCGGACGAGCCTGTTGCTCTCGGATATTGATCAGTTCGTGCCGCTGGATCGGTTCAACTGGATCGGCACGACGTCGTTCGCTCACTCCAAGGAGGATGCGCTCAAGACGGTGCGGTCCCTTCGCCGCGCTCACGGAATCGAGGTGTTCAAGCTCGATGTCCGGCCCGCGGACAATCTGCCGCACAATGCCCAGACGGTGGAGGCCGCCCAGGAGTTGTTGAACGAGGGCTGTGCGGTCATGCCCTTCATCCTGCCGGACATCCAAGTTGCACGGGAGCTCGAGCGGATGGGGTGTTGCGCGCTCCGGATCATGGCCGCGCCCGTCGCCAGTGGACGTGGGCTCGTCGACCCGAAGTCGCTCCGGCAGGTGCTCGATGCGGTCTCGATCCCTGTGATTATCGAGGGGGGGCTCGGTTCGCCTGCCCAGGTTGCCCAGGCCATGGAGATGGGGGCCGCCGCCGTGCTGGTCAACACCGCCGTCGCGCAGGCGCCCGATCCCGTCCGCATGGCCGAGGCGATGAAGCACGCGGTGCTCGCGGGAAGGCTGGCGGCCGCCCAGCGCCGGGATGCCCCGGTGGCCGCCGCGGGTTGA